Part of the Paenibacillus sp. FSL R7-0273 genome is shown below.
ATAGTATTCCTTGGCAATCTGGCAGCCCTCTTCAATAAGCAGCCGCTTCACTTCCTTGCCCTCCGGTCCGGTCTGATGGGTTACCAGTGTCTTTCCGAGAATTTCGCCCGCATAGGTGCGGACCTCATCCAGGGACTTGGCAACCTTGACCCCTCCGGCCTTTCCTCTTCCGCCTGCATGAATCTGAGCCTTCACTACCACCACCGGTGTACCGAGTGATGCCGCAGCTTCTACTGCTTCCTCCACTGTATAAGCTACTTTTCCGTTCGGTACGGCAACGCCGTACTTCTTAAGTACTTCTTTTCCCTGATACTCGTGGATATTCATACCGGAAGCCTCCTAAAGTGTTGCGGCGGCTTATGCAGGCAGCCTGCAGCCATGCCGCATTCCGTTTTGATCAGCGGGGTACAGATTTGCACCTACCTATAGTATATAAAGTGAAACCCAGAATATTGTAACATGATTCAATTCCGCTTTCCTCAAAAACTTTCACTATTTATACATATATTTTCGCTTGATTTCATGCCGGAATGCGAACGGTTGCATTGACACAGGCTTGTACTACTATTTAGATGCTTTGTTATTTGCTTCATGAACCCTTCCCAGCAGGTCCTTGAACTGGCCCAGAAGATGGACAAATTCCTCAGCGGAGAGCATCGCGCCTTCTGCCATTTTGGCCGGAATACATACAGCTTCGTTCTTCAGCTCCCAGCCTTTTTCGGTCAGCGAGATGAGCACCTTCCGTTCATCCTGCAGGGAACGTTCACGAAGAATAAGGCCTGCGGCCTGCAGCCGCTTCAGCAGCGGAGTCAGCGTGCCTGAATCCAGGAACAGGGCTTCGCCAAGCTCCTTAACCGTACACTGCTGCTTCTCCCACAGCACAATCATAACCAGATATTGCGAATATGTTAGTCCGATTTTGTCTAGATGAGGCTGATACAGCTTCGTAAATTCACGCGAGCATGCGTAGATCGTAAAGCACAGCTGATTATCAAGCATCAGTTCAGGGGTAGTTGTTGGTTCTTGCATTTTTTCTTCACCTGCCTTTATGTCGTTATTTTATCACAATTCACTTGCAATATCATGTTAATAGCAAAAAATTTATTGACTATATTATATTTTGTGTTAAATTAAATTGTGTACAATGTTTATTAAATACAAAACAGGAGTGATTAATTATGATGACTATTCAACAAAAAATGTATGAAACAACAGTAAAAGCGGTAGGCGGAAGAAACGGTTATATTGAATCTGAAAGCCCTAAGCTGAACCTGACCATCAGCACACCCCGCGAAATGGGCGGAGCCGGCGGAGAAGGCACTAATCCCGAGCAGCTGTTTGCAGCCGGATATTCCGCCTGCTTTGACAGCGCACTGAATATGGTAGCCCGGCTCGGTAAAATAAAAATTGAAGGCAGCGAGGTTACCGCTACTGTAAGCTTTGGAAAGGTTGAGGACGGCGGCTTCGGCATCGCTGTGAAGCTTGACGTGCTGGTAAAGGGTGTTGACCACGAAACTGCCAAGCAGCTTGTAGAAGCCGCACATGGCGCCTGCCCTTATTCCCGCGCTACCCGCGGCAACATTGCTGTTGAGCTTAATGTGCTTTAAGCTTTTCATTTGCCGGTGAATTATCCCGGTATGAAACAAGCCGTCCGGAACAGATCCGGGCGGCTTGTTTATGCTGCAGACTGCTAATACGCAGCTTCGCTAAGGGATTAAAGCTGTAAACGGACATATATAATGAAGGAAAAGATTCAGAACAGCTCCTCTGTTACGACCTGCCGGTCCAGATTCCGGTATTGCACAGCTTCCGCCAGGTGGGCAGAGCTGATCGCTGCCGCACCCTCAAGGTCGGCAATGGTCCGGGCGAGCTTAATAATCCGGTCATGCGCCCGCATGCTCAGACCCAGGCTCTCCAATATTCCTTGCAGCAGTATGCTGCTCTCTTTATTTAGGGCAGCATACCGGCGGAGAGCCGCTCCCGATAGCTCACTGTTCCAGGAAATAGGGAGCTTGCTGTAGCGCTCTGCCTGAAACTGCTGGGCTCTCAGTACGTCTTTGCGCATTTCTGCAGACGATAGGGCCGGGCTCTGCCCGTTCCAGTCTGAAGGACGGGGAACATCCACCTGCATATCAATCCGGTCCAGCAGCGGGCCGGAGATTTTGGCCCGGTACTGGGCAATCTTCGCCGGGCTGCAGGTGCACCGCTGCTGGGCTCCGGCATTCCCCAAATACCCGCAGCTGCACGGATTCATCGAGCAGGCCAGCAAAAAACGGGCTGGAAAGGTGAACGCAGCACGGGCGCGGCTTATTGTAACCTCGCTATCCTCCAGCGGCTGCCGCAGCACCTCAAGCACATTGCGCGAGAATTCAGGCAGCTCATCCAGAAAAAGCACCCCACGGTGAGCCAGGCTGACCTCACCCGGCTTAGGTATACCCCCTCCGCCGATCAGACCGGCTGCTGAAATGGTATGATGCGGGGCACGGAAAGGCCTGCTGCGCAAAAGCCCGTTGCGGGTATCCGTCAGCTTGCCGGCCGCGCTGAATATTTTGGTGACCTCCAGTGATTCACTGTCATTTAGCTCCTGAAGGATACCAGGCAGCCTCTTGATCATCATGGTTTTGCCGGTTCCGGGCGGGCCTACCAGTACAATATTGTGCATACCGGCGGCTGCAATTGTCAAAGCCCGCTTCACATGGCTCTGCCCAAGCACATCTGCATAATCCTCCTTTAACAATCCTTCTGACGGACTAAAGGCGCTGCTTGCATAGGCTTCCGGAATATACCGTAAGTGCTCAAGATCAAGTGCCATGACCGGCTGGCAGCTGCGGCCGGAATCATTCTTATGCTCCATTACAGTAACCGGAAACGGGAGCAGCGGCTCACTTTCCGGATGTACTGCAGAAGCTGCTGCAGCTTCCGGATTAACCGACTTCTCAACGGGTCCTTCAGCCTGACCGGCAGCCGACACCGTTATTTTGTCAGCAGGCTGAGGAAGCTCACGCAGATGACCGGCTGCATAGACAGCCATGCCGCTGATTAACGCAGCCTCAGCCGCATTGCCGTGCGGCACCAGCACTCTCTGAAGGCCGGAGCGCCGGGCAGCTTCAACCATCGGCAGGACACCTGTCACCGGTCTGAGGCTCCCGTCAAGAGCCAGCTCGCCGATCAGCAGCATTTCTGCAGCCGCCGGCATCAGCAATTGCCCGCTGGTTGTAAGAATACCCAGTGCAATCGCCAGATCGAAGGCTGAGCCCTCCTTGCGCAAATCTGCAGGAGCGAGATTGACTGTAACCCGCTGCTGGGGATAGCGGTATCCGCAGTTTTTGACCGCTGCGCGTACTCTTTCCACCGCTTCGCGGATAGCTGAATCAGGTAAGCCGATAATACTGGTCTGGGGCAAGCCGTTGGACAGATCAATCTCAACACCGATCATCACACCTTCGATGCCATACAGGCAGGCACTGTGCATTTTTCCGTACATAACAAAAAACACCTCTTCTCCTGAAATACGCCCGCGCAGGGCGTCATCACTCAAGAAAAAGGGTGCTTCCTCATTTTCCGCAGTCTTGCTATTTAATAACAGTATACAGTTACAGGCATGTCTGATCAAGCAATGCATAGCTGCCCGGAACGGCAGCACTTGTGCATATTTATGAAAATGTCTAACCTTCCTCACTGACGGTAACCGCGTCTCTAATCGCTTCAAATGACAGCGGCTTATACCCGGTATGCTCTACGCAAATATTATAATGATGCTTCCCTTCATATTTCTGCCCATGAATATGACCGTGCACATTTACGTAAGGCATATGCTTATTCATATACATCGGCTCATGGGAAAGGAAGAAAAAATCCTTATAGATTAGCGGGTATTCACTGACCTCGTCAAAGCCCGCCTCCAGCCACCAGCTCCGACCGCGGCCGCGGTCGTGATTGCCCAGGATCAGTATTTTGTAGCCCTGCAGGCGGCTGATAATGTCACGCGTCGCTTCGAGTCCGAGGAACGAAAAATCCCCCAGATGAAAAACAGTATCTCCCGCTCCCACCACAGCATTCCAGCTCTCAATCATCGCCTGATCCATATCCTGCACATTTGCGAAGGGCCGTGACTCAAAATCTATTATCAG
Proteins encoded:
- a CDS encoding MarR family winged helix-turn-helix transcriptional regulator; protein product: MQEPTTTPELMLDNQLCFTIYACSREFTKLYQPHLDKIGLTYSQYLVMIVLWEKQQCTVKELGEALFLDSGTLTPLLKRLQAAGLILRERSLQDERKVLISLTEKGWELKNEAVCIPAKMAEGAMLSAEEFVHLLGQFKDLLGRVHEANNKASK
- a CDS encoding organic hydroperoxide resistance protein, yielding MMTIQQKMYETTVKAVGGRNGYIESESPKLNLTISTPREMGGAGGEGTNPEQLFAAGYSACFDSALNMVARLGKIKIEGSEVTATVSFGKVEDGGFGIAVKLDVLVKGVDHETAKQLVEAAHGACPYSRATRGNIAVELNVL
- a CDS encoding YifB family Mg chelatase-like AAA ATPase, producing the protein MYGKMHSACLYGIEGVMIGVEIDLSNGLPQTSIIGLPDSAIREAVERVRAAVKNCGYRYPQQRVTVNLAPADLRKEGSAFDLAIALGILTTSGQLLMPAAAEMLLIGELALDGSLRPVTGVLPMVEAARRSGLQRVLVPHGNAAEAALISGMAVYAAGHLRELPQPADKITVSAAGQAEGPVEKSVNPEAAAASAVHPESEPLLPFPVTVMEHKNDSGRSCQPVMALDLEHLRYIPEAYASSAFSPSEGLLKEDYADVLGQSHVKRALTIAAAGMHNIVLVGPPGTGKTMMIKRLPGILQELNDSESLEVTKIFSAAGKLTDTRNGLLRSRPFRAPHHTISAAGLIGGGGIPKPGEVSLAHRGVLFLDELPEFSRNVLEVLRQPLEDSEVTISRARAAFTFPARFLLACSMNPCSCGYLGNAGAQQRCTCSPAKIAQYRAKISGPLLDRIDMQVDVPRPSDWNGQSPALSSAEMRKDVLRAQQFQAERYSKLPISWNSELSGAALRRYAALNKESSILLQGILESLGLSMRAHDRIIKLARTIADLEGAAAISSAHLAEAVQYRNLDRQVVTEELF
- a CDS encoding metallophosphoesterase; amino-acid sequence: MPGVFFTSDHHFGHKLIIDFESRPFANVQDMDQAMIESWNAVVGAGDTVFHLGDFSFLGLEATRDIISRLQGYKILILGNHDRGRGRSWWLEAGFDEVSEYPLIYKDFFFLSHEPMYMNKHMPYVNVHGHIHGQKYEGKHHYNICVEHTGYKPLSFEAIRDAVTVSEEG